One Streptomyces sp. RPA4-2 genomic window carries:
- a CDS encoding ATP-binding protein codes for MAAWAIDLASISRRGCFAWFSGGRTEGLGRKAAADHAQDEDRPAKGAPTSWITRSQALWSRSLEPLRPLDAPRARATAWDASWPLPRELTSVRRARRLATAQLSEWNLEDLADTAELLVSELVTNALRHTRGPLRLNLYARGSDLRCEVEDTDSTGPVRRVVDADAEGGRGTELLDLLTETWGSTRTATGKTMWFEISTRTP; via the coding sequence ATGGCCGCCTGGGCCATCGACCTCGCCTCGATCTCACGACGGGGATGCTTCGCCTGGTTCTCCGGCGGTCGGACAGAGGGACTCGGGCGGAAGGCTGCCGCGGACCACGCTCAGGACGAAGACCGGCCCGCGAAGGGCGCGCCCACCTCGTGGATCACCCGGAGCCAGGCTCTGTGGTCGCGCTCCCTGGAGCCCCTGCGGCCGCTCGACGCGCCGCGCGCCCGGGCCACCGCCTGGGACGCCTCCTGGCCCCTGCCGAGGGAACTGACCTCGGTCCGCCGGGCCCGGCGCCTGGCCACCGCCCAGCTGAGCGAATGGAATCTGGAGGACCTGGCCGACACCGCCGAACTCCTGGTCAGCGAACTGGTCACCAACGCCCTGCGCCACACACGCGGCCCGCTGCGGCTCAACCTGTACGCACGCGGCTCCGACCTGCGGTGCGAAGTGGAGGACACCGACTCCACCGGCCCCGTACGCCGCGTCGTCGACGCCGACGCGGAGGGCGGACGCGGTACCGAACTGCTCGACCTGCTCACCGAGACCTGGGGCAGCACCCGTACGGCCACGGGCAAGACGATGTGGTTCGAAATATCCACGCGGACGCCCTGA